A single Pararhizobium sp. A13 DNA region contains:
- a CDS encoding ABC transporter ATP-binding protein, translated as MLLSLRNVSKSYSTAEGRLEILKGIDFDLDAGQSVALTGESGSGKSTLLHLAGGLDHPDAGQILSAGRDIAALDDRGRAEYRRTAVGLVFQQFNLIPSLDVAANISFHAKLAGRHDPVWEGELVERLGIEALLSRYPEQLSGGQQQRVAVGRTLAARPPLVLADEPTGNLDESTGDAVLGIMLSLTKSAGAALLMVTHSSRLAQKLDRKVHLSGGKIV; from the coding sequence ATGCTGCTCTCTCTGCGAAACGTCAGCAAATCCTATAGCACCGCCGAGGGTCGTCTCGAGATCTTGAAGGGCATCGATTTCGATCTCGACGCCGGTCAGAGCGTCGCGCTGACCGGGGAGTCCGGCAGCGGGAAGAGCACCTTGCTCCACCTTGCCGGCGGGCTTGACCATCCCGATGCGGGGCAGATCCTTTCAGCCGGCCGAGATATCGCCGCTCTTGATGATCGGGGACGGGCCGAGTATCGGCGCACCGCGGTCGGGCTGGTTTTCCAGCAGTTCAACCTGATTCCGTCGCTCGACGTCGCCGCCAACATTTCCTTTCATGCAAAGCTTGCCGGCCGGCATGATCCCGTCTGGGAAGGGGAGCTCGTGGAGCGGCTCGGGATCGAGGCGCTCCTCTCCCGGTATCCCGAGCAGCTGTCCGGAGGCCAGCAACAGAGGGTGGCGGTCGGCAGGACGCTAGCCGCCCGCCCGCCGCTGGTGCTCGCCGACGAACCGACCGGAAATCTGGATGAATCGACCGGAGATGCCGTGCTCGGCATCATGCTGTCGCTGACGAAGAGCGCCGGTGCCGCGCTGTTGATGGTGACGCATTCTTCGAGGCTGGCGCAGAAGCTCGACCGCAAGGTTCATCTCAGTGGCGGAAAGATCGTCTGA
- a CDS encoding LysR family transcriptional regulator, protein MTSAHMKNRKNLPVAALRAFEAAARHGQLTAAAEELAVTHGAVSRHVSHLEAFIGVPLFEGARNRPKLTPEGRVFGFALTAAFDQIEDALRIIAKGDDSVLDVACLSTFAMRWLIPRLHDFTARYPRYDVRLATDDRPPRTQVDVQILVLSPDAPIPDNCSLLFQEQLGLVVAPSVAKGEMDRIRIDAIKLPRLETRTRPHVWHEWSRLMGEDAQDAVPATRIFDHYHLTIEAALSGLGATIAPWHLVAGDVACGRLIAPYGFLESDHRYVVKVERPGRRKAEHFVGWLREAIAAFPAPTH, encoded by the coding sequence GTGACTTCTGCTCACATGAAAAATCGCAAAAACTTACCGGTCGCAGCGTTGCGCGCATTTGAAGCCGCCGCACGCCATGGCCAACTTACCGCAGCCGCGGAGGAACTCGCCGTGACGCATGGGGCGGTCAGCCGTCATGTCAGCCATCTTGAGGCCTTCATTGGCGTCCCGCTTTTCGAAGGCGCTCGAAATCGCCCGAAACTGACGCCAGAAGGCCGTGTATTCGGCTTTGCGCTCACCGCTGCATTCGATCAGATCGAGGACGCGCTGCGCATCATCGCAAAAGGCGATGACAGCGTTCTGGACGTGGCGTGCCTCAGCACTTTCGCCATGCGGTGGCTTATCCCGCGCCTTCACGATTTCACCGCAAGATATCCGCGCTATGACGTGCGACTTGCGACCGACGACCGGCCACCACGTACCCAGGTCGATGTTCAGATTCTGGTTCTGTCGCCGGATGCTCCGATCCCGGATAATTGCTCGCTCCTATTTCAGGAACAACTGGGGCTGGTCGTTGCGCCGTCGGTAGCGAAAGGAGAGATGGATCGCATTCGGATCGATGCGATCAAGTTGCCTCGACTGGAAACGCGCACGCGCCCTCACGTCTGGCATGAGTGGTCGCGCCTTATGGGCGAGGATGCGCAGGATGCGGTACCGGCAACCAGAATTTTCGACCACTATCATCTCACTATTGAAGCTGCGTTGAGTGGTCTAGGTGCGACAATAGCACCATGGCATCTGGTTGCGGGAGACGTGGCGTGCGGTCGACTGATCGCGCCCTATGGGTTTCTGGAAAGCGACCATCGATATGTTGTGAAAGTGGAGCGGCCCGGGCGGCGAAAGGCAGAGCATTTTGTCGGATGGCTAAGAGAGGCAATTGCGGCGTTTCCAGCACCAACGCATTGA
- a CDS encoding APC family permease, with translation MNNTVKLDRTLGLWSVVLFGLAYMTPMIVFGTFGALATASQGTTAMAYLVAAGAILLTAISYGVMARVYPVAGSAYTYARRSINPSVGFLVGWAVLLDYFFLPMVIWLIGAAYLTSAFPAIPAWAWIIGFISVTTVVNVVGIAFANRINFILMLVQLAVLAAFVFLAAWYVVTLNGPGGLASVTPFFKADVPFSASVAGAAIAAYSFLGFDAVSTLTEETKDAKRTMPRAILITALAGGLIFIASSYVTQLAHPGFEFIAVDAAASEIAKSIGGDLFVTIFLATLVIAQFTSGLAAQASVGRLLYAMGRDKVLPSSFFGSLHPKWHTPVLNLIVVGIVGLLALTMDVTTSTSFINFGAFLAFTAVNISVIALYLKDNAEVKPLGALIGLVIPSAAAVCDLFLLWNLDSNAKILGLVWLLIGVVYLAYLTRVFQTAPPEMDFAE, from the coding sequence ATGAACAACACTGTGAAACTTGATCGTACGCTCGGGCTCTGGTCCGTCGTGCTCTTCGGCCTGGCCTACATGACGCCGATGATCGTCTTCGGCACCTTCGGCGCGCTGGCAACAGCAAGCCAAGGGACGACGGCGATGGCCTATCTCGTAGCCGCCGGAGCAATCCTCCTAACAGCCATCAGCTACGGCGTCATGGCGCGCGTTTATCCGGTTGCCGGATCGGCCTATACCTACGCCCGCAGATCGATCAACCCGAGCGTCGGCTTCCTCGTCGGCTGGGCGGTTCTGCTCGACTATTTCTTCCTGCCAATGGTGATCTGGCTGATCGGCGCTGCCTATCTGACATCCGCTTTCCCCGCCATACCAGCCTGGGCCTGGATCATCGGTTTCATCTCGGTGACCACGGTCGTCAACGTCGTCGGCATCGCTTTTGCCAACCGCATCAATTTCATCCTCATGCTGGTGCAGCTCGCGGTTCTGGCAGCGTTCGTTTTCCTGGCTGCGTGGTATGTCGTTACGCTGAACGGGCCCGGCGGCCTTGCCTCCGTCACGCCCTTCTTCAAGGCGGACGTGCCGTTCTCCGCTTCCGTCGCCGGCGCTGCCATCGCCGCTTACTCGTTCCTCGGTTTTGACGCGGTATCCACTCTGACGGAAGAAACCAAGGACGCAAAGCGCACAATGCCGAGGGCGATCCTGATCACGGCCCTCGCCGGCGGCCTGATCTTCATAGCCTCTTCCTATGTCACGCAGCTTGCCCATCCGGGTTTCGAATTTATTGCCGTCGATGCCGCAGCCTCCGAAATTGCCAAATCGATCGGCGGCGATCTGTTCGTCACGATCTTCCTGGCCACCCTTGTCATTGCGCAGTTTACGTCGGGGCTTGCCGCCCAGGCGAGCGTCGGTCGCCTGCTCTACGCCATGGGCCGCGACAAGGTGCTGCCATCATCCTTCTTCGGCAGCCTCCATCCGAAGTGGCATACGCCTGTGCTTAACCTCATCGTCGTCGGCATTGTCGGCCTGCTGGCGTTGACCATGGACGTCACGACATCCACCTCCTTCATCAACTTCGGCGCATTCCTAGCCTTCACGGCCGTCAATATCTCAGTGATCGCGCTATATCTCAAGGACAACGCAGAGGTTAAGCCGCTGGGCGCCCTCATTGGCCTCGTCATCCCGTCGGCCGCGGCCGTCTGCGATCTCTTCCTGCTCTGGAATCTCGACAGCAATGCCAAGATTCTCGGTCTCGTCTGGCTGTTGATCGGCGTTGTCTATCTTGCCTATCTAACGCGCGTCTTCCAGACGGCTCCTCCGGAAATGGACTTTGCGGAATAG
- a CDS encoding 1-aminocyclopropane-1-carboxylate deaminase, translated as MSLLNKFERYPLTFGPTPIEHLPRLTAALGGKVEIYAKREDCNSGLAMGGNKLRKLEYIVPDAIASGADTLVSIGGVQSNHTRMVAATAAKIGMKCVVIQEKWVPHYDAIYDRVGNILMTRLMGADSRLVDDGFDIGIRKSWEDAIQSVKDGGGKPYPIPAGASVHKYGALGYIGFAEEVAAQEKKLGFKFDYIVVCVVTGSTQAGMIVGFAAQDRADRVIGIDASGTLEQTRAQVRQIVDDTARLVELGRDVREDEIIINPDYAYPAYGVPSDETNEAIRLAARTEAMITDPVYEGKSMQGMIDLTRKGFFPEGSRVLYAHLGGAPAINGYSYYYKDG; from the coding sequence ATGTCGCTGCTCAATAAGTTCGAACGTTATCCGCTTACATTCGGCCCGACGCCGATCGAGCACCTTCCGAGGCTCACTGCAGCACTCGGGGGAAAGGTGGAGATTTACGCCAAGCGAGAGGACTGCAACTCCGGCCTCGCGATGGGCGGCAACAAGCTCAGGAAGCTGGAATACATCGTACCGGATGCAATCGCATCGGGCGCGGATACGCTGGTCTCGATCGGCGGCGTTCAGTCGAACCACACACGGATGGTCGCCGCGACGGCTGCAAAGATCGGCATGAAATGCGTCGTGATCCAGGAGAAATGGGTTCCGCACTATGATGCCATCTACGATCGTGTCGGCAACATCCTGATGACCCGCCTCATGGGCGCTGACAGCCGGCTCGTGGACGATGGCTTTGACATCGGCATCCGCAAGAGCTGGGAGGATGCCATCCAGTCGGTCAAGGACGGGGGCGGCAAACCCTACCCGATCCCTGCCGGAGCCTCGGTGCACAAATATGGCGCCCTCGGCTATATCGGCTTCGCCGAGGAGGTCGCGGCGCAGGAGAAAAAACTCGGTTTCAAGTTCGATTACATCGTCGTCTGCGTCGTCACCGGCTCCACGCAGGCGGGCATGATCGTGGGCTTTGCCGCGCAGGACCGGGCGGACCGGGTGATCGGCATCGACGCCTCCGGAACGCTCGAGCAGACCCGTGCGCAGGTTCGCCAGATCGTCGATGATACCGCCAGGCTTGTCGAGCTGGGCCGCGACGTCCGCGAAGATGAGATCATCATCAATCCCGACTACGCCTATCCCGCCTATGGCGTGCCCTCGGACGAAACCAACGAGGCGATCCGGCTTGCCGCGCGCACGGAGGCGATGATCACCGACCCCGTCTACGAGGGCAAGTCGATGCAGGGCATGATCGACCTGACACGCAAAGGCTTTTTCCCCGAAGGTTCCAGGGTGCTTTACGCCCATCTCGGCGGCGCGCCCGCAATCAACGGCTACAGCTACTACTACAAGGACGGCTGA
- a CDS encoding aromatic ring-hydroxylating dioxygenase subunit alpha, producing the protein MFLKNAWYVATWDHEIKRELTPVTMLGENLVLYRRQDGKVVALEDACPHRKLPLSMGRIKGDDVECGYHGLTFDCSGTCTRVPGAERIPHVARVRAYPVEEKYGLVWVWMGQVDKADPSEIFHVEHFGDPAWGVNRGESMTLNCNYLYMTDNLLDPSHVAWVHQSSFASSACEETPLETTVKDDGVTVWRWMLDSEPAPFYAPFLQFAGNCDRKQHYEVRYPSNAIIKAIFTPAGAGGEGRELPPNTFLMDSYNFMTPVDENHTKYYWFQMRNFAPADAEISARFATSVRGAFEEDRVVLEAVHHGLANMKTPNLDLKIDVGPLRFRRKLAQLIGNENAGIATAAE; encoded by the coding sequence ATGTTTCTCAAGAATGCATGGTACGTCGCCACGTGGGACCACGAAATCAAACGCGAACTGACGCCGGTCACGATGCTTGGCGAGAATCTTGTTCTCTACCGTCGGCAGGACGGAAAGGTTGTCGCCCTGGAGGATGCCTGTCCTCATCGCAAGCTGCCGCTCTCGATGGGGCGAATCAAAGGCGATGATGTCGAGTGCGGCTATCATGGCTTGACGTTCGACTGTTCCGGAACGTGCACCCGCGTTCCCGGAGCCGAGCGAATTCCCCACGTCGCGCGGGTTCGCGCCTACCCGGTCGAAGAAAAATACGGCCTCGTCTGGGTCTGGATGGGACAGGTTGACAAGGCGGACCCATCTGAAATCTTCCACGTCGAGCATTTCGGCGATCCCGCCTGGGGTGTCAATCGCGGCGAGTCGATGACCCTGAACTGCAATTATCTCTACATGACCGACAATCTCCTCGACCCCTCCCATGTCGCGTGGGTCCATCAATCATCGTTTGCGAGTTCGGCCTGCGAGGAAACGCCGTTGGAAACCACGGTGAAGGACGATGGCGTTACCGTCTGGCGTTGGATGCTCGATTCCGAGCCTGCGCCATTTTATGCGCCTTTCCTCCAATTTGCCGGCAACTGCGATCGCAAGCAGCATTACGAGGTTCGATACCCCAGCAACGCCATCATCAAGGCGATCTTCACGCCGGCGGGAGCCGGTGGGGAGGGCCGGGAGCTGCCACCCAATACCTTCCTGATGGACAGCTATAACTTCATGACGCCGGTGGATGAAAACCACACGAAATACTACTGGTTCCAGATGCGCAATTTTGCGCCTGCTGACGCCGAGATTTCGGCGCGGTTTGCAACTTCGGTGCGGGGCGCCTTCGAGGAGGATCGGGTGGTCCTCGAGGCAGTTCATCATGGGCTGGCCAACATGAAAACCCCGAACCTGGATCTCAAAATCGATGTCGGGCCACTCCGGTTCCGCCGAAAGCTGGCACAACTGATCGGTAATGAAAATGCCGGTATCGCCACCGCAGCGGAGTAG
- a CDS encoding LysR family transcriptional regulator — translation MSAAAKELGVTPSAVSQQVRKLEESLGVTLLERIGRRVELTSWGVLFHKEIAKGFGQLLHSVDVLERARSQTGIVLSALSSVVNKWIGRKVFEWQVIYPDANVKIIGRDEEPKMGDGSCDFRITYGKRVDVHAHFTALYTDWIVPACSPRLLAKRALNSPADILTFPLLNIEWEQHYLRPPQWSEWAQLVGAVCNEKLSGLFFALSSSAIDAAVNGHGFVLAQVSMIEDELNSGTLVAPYDIRLQLPESYYLAWDRAALEKPYGKEFHKWIISIARKQAIISAP, via the coding sequence ATGAGCGCTGCCGCAAAAGAGCTGGGCGTAACGCCAAGTGCCGTCAGCCAACAGGTGCGAAAGCTGGAGGAAAGCCTGGGCGTAACACTCCTGGAACGCATCGGCCGGCGTGTCGAGTTGACGTCGTGGGGCGTGCTTTTTCACAAAGAGATCGCAAAGGGTTTCGGTCAGTTGCTTCATTCCGTCGATGTTTTGGAGCGGGCCCGCAGCCAGACGGGCATCGTCCTCAGCGCGCTGAGTTCGGTCGTCAACAAATGGATCGGACGAAAGGTCTTCGAGTGGCAGGTCATATACCCGGATGCGAACGTCAAGATCATCGGAAGAGATGAGGAGCCGAAAATGGGCGACGGCTCGTGCGACTTCCGCATTACCTATGGCAAGAGAGTTGATGTACACGCACACTTTACAGCGCTTTATACGGATTGGATCGTCCCTGCTTGTTCGCCGCGCTTGCTTGCAAAACGGGCGTTAAATTCGCCCGCCGACATTCTCACGTTTCCGCTCCTCAACATCGAGTGGGAGCAGCACTATCTCCGCCCTCCGCAATGGAGCGAATGGGCACAACTTGTCGGCGCCGTCTGCAATGAAAAGCTGTCTGGCCTGTTCTTCGCCTTGTCGAGCAGCGCCATCGACGCGGCCGTCAACGGCCACGGCTTCGTCCTCGCACAAGTCTCAATGATAGAGGATGAACTAAACTCAGGTACCCTTGTCGCGCCCTACGACATTCGTCTTCAACTGCCGGAAAGCTATTATCTCGCCTGGGACCGGGCGGCGCTTGAGAAGCCCTACGGAAAAGAGTTTCACAAGTGGATCATTTCAATCGCGCGGAAACAGGCCATCATTTCCGCGCCTTGA
- a CDS encoding lipocalin-like domain-containing protein, translating to MNVRHIVASLLTATLVLVLPNVAIPQGFAGLGSTADGFAIPHPGGQLEFPTDHGPHPDFRIEWWYVTANLQAEDGTPFGVQWTLFRSALAPKPESGWSDPQIWMGHAAITTKDKHFVAERLARGGVGQAGVGAEPFSAWIDDWEMKGLPNSGADQLDKVSLHATGKDFSYTLELSANGPLVLQGDQGYSVKSAEGQASYYYSQPFYEVSGSVDIDGKAVRVLGKAWLDREWSSQPLAKDQSGWEWFSLHLDSGEKVMAFRLRDARGDYTSANWISPDGKPTPLPAGSLDIMPVRIARVGDKDIPVAWRVRIPARGFDVTTRPLNDQAWMATTTPYWEGPVTFEGSAKGQGYLEMTGY from the coding sequence ATGAACGTTAGACATATCGTAGCGAGTCTGCTGACCGCAACCTTGGTTCTCGTCCTTCCGAACGTTGCCATACCGCAAGGGTTTGCCGGGCTTGGCTCCACCGCGGACGGTTTCGCCATCCCCCATCCAGGCGGTCAACTCGAGTTTCCAACCGATCACGGCCCCCATCCCGATTTCCGGATCGAATGGTGGTACGTCACGGCGAACCTTCAGGCAGAGGACGGGACGCCGTTCGGTGTTCAGTGGACTCTCTTCCGTTCCGCGCTTGCGCCAAAGCCCGAGAGCGGCTGGTCGGACCCGCAGATCTGGATGGGCCATGCCGCGATTACCACGAAAGACAAACATTTCGTCGCCGAACGGCTTGCCCGTGGAGGCGTCGGTCAGGCCGGTGTCGGGGCCGAGCCGTTTTCCGCCTGGATTGACGACTGGGAAATGAAGGGCCTACCAAATTCGGGAGCCGATCAGCTCGACAAAGTCAGCCTGCACGCGACCGGGAAGGATTTTAGCTACACGCTCGAACTCTCGGCCAACGGTCCTCTCGTGCTGCAGGGAGACCAGGGTTATTCGGTGAAATCGGCGGAGGGACAGGCGAGTTACTATTATTCGCAACCCTTTTACGAGGTCTCCGGGTCTGTCGATATCGACGGGAAGGCCGTTCGTGTCCTCGGCAAGGCATGGCTTGATCGGGAATGGTCCTCGCAACCCCTGGCCAAGGACCAGAGCGGATGGGAGTGGTTTTCTCTTCATCTGGACTCCGGCGAGAAGGTAATGGCGTTTCGGCTTCGCGACGCTCGCGGCGACTACACATCCGCGAATTGGATTTCCCCGGATGGTAAGCCGACTCCCTTGCCAGCCGGATCGCTGGATATCATGCCAGTCCGCATTGCGCGTGTGGGGGATAAGGACATTCCAGTGGCCTGGCGTGTCCGGATCCCTGCGCGCGGGTTCGACGTGACAACTAGGCCTTTGAATGACCAGGCATGGATGGCAACGACGACCCCGTACTGGGAGGGACCAGTTACATTCGAAGGAAGTGCGAAGGGGCAGGGCTATCTGGAAATGACGGGATACTGA
- a CDS encoding tautomerase family protein, with protein sequence MPFVRTALPHGTEPTRKKSIVQGIHDALVEGIGMPEDELFNLVTEYRDGEFFFDRSFNGIARSDNLIVVEITMRRGRSDAMKRALYAAIARNLETNAAVSPKDIFIFMHENDYSDWSVGNGVFAMAIAQQRGTDG encoded by the coding sequence ATGCCATTTGTCAGAACCGCTCTACCCCACGGTACCGAACCGACTCGCAAGAAGAGTATAGTGCAGGGCATTCACGATGCCTTGGTCGAAGGCATCGGGATGCCAGAGGATGAACTGTTCAACCTCGTGACCGAATATCGGGATGGCGAGTTCTTCTTCGACCGGAGTTTCAACGGCATCGCCCGCTCTGACAATCTGATCGTCGTCGAGATCACCATGCGAAGAGGAAGAAGCGATGCAATGAAGCGTGCGCTCTATGCCGCCATTGCCCGGAACTTGGAGACGAACGCTGCGGTATCTCCCAAAGACATTTTCATTTTCATGCACGAGAACGACTATTCGGACTGGAGCGTTGGAAATGGCGTGTTCGCCATGGCCATAGCCCAGCAGCGTGGTACAGACGGTTAA
- a CDS encoding Lrp/AsnC ligand binding domain-containing protein — protein MKDSSMESIDKIDLKILRALQSKGRLTNAELAEFVNVSPATCHRRTQRLFDEGYITGVRAEIAPAAVGLGALVMVGVVLDRSTPESFAAFEGAVMAIKDVLDCNLVAGDFDYLLKIRVRDMADFNKLHGEKLIALPGVRQTRTFFVMKEVKDNARLPF, from the coding sequence ATGAAAGATTCTTCCATGGAGTCCATCGACAAGATCGATCTTAAAATCCTGCGCGCCCTGCAATCAAAGGGACGGCTGACCAACGCCGAGCTTGCGGAATTCGTGAATGTCAGCCCGGCCACCTGCCACAGGCGCACTCAGCGGCTCTTTGACGAGGGCTACATCACCGGCGTCCGGGCCGAAATTGCGCCGGCCGCGGTCGGTCTGGGTGCTCTCGTCATGGTCGGCGTGGTCCTCGACCGGTCGACGCCAGAGAGCTTCGCCGCCTTCGAAGGGGCGGTGATGGCGATAAAGGATGTGCTGGATTGCAATCTGGTGGCAGGTGATTTCGACTACCTGCTCAAAATACGCGTCCGCGACATGGCGGATTTCAACAAGCTGCATGGAGAAAAGTTGATTGCCCTGCCGGGCGTCCGGCAGACCCGCACCTTCTTCGTCATGAAAGAAGTCAAGGACAATGCGCGCTTGCCGTTTTGA
- a CDS encoding ABC transporter permease — protein MLWTAATALLSHWRRRPLQLVTLVLGLSLATALWSGVQAINAEARASYARASSVLDQNELTQLVPRGGDSIPQSTYAKLRRAGWNVSPIIEGDHRFGNTRVRLIGVDPLTMPAKAGGFETGGTSDLTAFMLQPGVLMVSQATALKLEGHTEMQLRISPDMPDGAAFTDIGIAGRILKRRDELSRLLVALEQRPNLPSLGTLAPEVAMRVPGDRPDVAQLTDSFHLNLTAFGFLAFVVGLFIVYATVGLAFEQRRATFRTLRSLGLSLSSLTLLLVTELLVLAFVAGLVGMVIGYIVASLLLPGVAATLQGLYGASVPRALSIRPEWWATGLAMAIAGTIVSSAESLWRVRSMPLLTAAQPRAWVRATAIGIRLQLATGLLLLITSGALATFGHGLMVGFAVLGCLLLGAALMLPGVLSACLAVLQKRSSRALVTWFWADTRQQLPGLSLALMALLLALATNVGVGTMVSSFRLTFIGWLDQRLAAELYVTARDESEASRLREWLPAHSTSVLPIWSVEGEVLGDRLEIFGAAADDPTYRDNWPLLSGTVDVWNRVAAGQGALVNEQLWRRKGLGIGNGLTLPGGWEVPVVGVYSDYGNPKGQVIVGIDALAAHYPDVSKLRYGVRVPPADAPELKERLISEFGLAAQNVIDQASLKRQSRAVFDQTFVVTGALNVFTLGVAGFAMFSSLLTLSGIRVPQLAPVWAMGIRRRDLALLEVLRTLALWLATFIAAVPVGLALAWVLLSIVNVEAFGWRLPMRIFPMDWLVLGTVALAAAIVSVFIPLRRLATIAPSDLLKVFANER, from the coding sequence ATGCTCTGGACCGCCGCCACGGCTCTCCTCTCGCATTGGCGTCGTCGGCCCCTGCAACTCGTCACCCTTGTCCTCGGGCTTTCTCTGGCGACCGCGCTCTGGTCGGGTGTCCAGGCGATCAACGCCGAGGCTCGGGCGAGCTACGCGCGAGCGTCCTCGGTGCTTGATCAGAACGAGTTGACGCAACTCGTGCCACGCGGCGGCGATTCCATCCCGCAAAGTACCTACGCCAAATTGAGACGAGCAGGCTGGAATGTCTCGCCCATCATCGAGGGCGACCATCGCTTCGGAAACACACGCGTGCGGCTGATCGGCGTCGATCCGCTGACAATGCCGGCAAAAGCAGGCGGCTTCGAAACCGGAGGAACGAGCGATCTCACCGCCTTCATGTTGCAGCCCGGCGTCCTCATGGTCTCGCAGGCGACCGCCCTGAAGCTCGAGGGGCACACCGAGATGCAGCTCCGGATTTCGCCGGACATGCCGGATGGAGCCGCATTCACCGATATCGGCATCGCCGGGCGCATTCTTAAAAGACGCGATGAACTCAGCCGGCTCCTCGTCGCTTTGGAACAACGCCCGAATCTGCCTTCGCTCGGCACGCTCGCCCCCGAGGTCGCAATGCGGGTGCCGGGAGACCGGCCCGATGTCGCGCAACTCACCGATAGTTTTCACCTCAACCTGACCGCTTTCGGTTTCCTCGCCTTTGTTGTCGGCCTTTTTATCGTCTACGCGACGGTCGGTCTTGCCTTCGAGCAGCGCAGAGCGACCTTTCGGACCTTGCGCTCGCTCGGGCTCTCCCTGTCTTCGCTGACCCTGCTGCTGGTGACGGAGCTTTTGGTGCTGGCGTTCGTTGCCGGGCTTGTTGGTATGGTAATCGGATATATCGTCGCCTCCCTGTTGCTGCCGGGTGTGGCGGCAACTCTGCAGGGCCTCTACGGAGCAAGCGTGCCGCGCGCGCTGTCCATCCGACCCGAGTGGTGGGCAACCGGTCTCGCAATGGCGATTGCCGGAACGATCGTCTCGTCGGCCGAGAGTCTCTGGCGGGTCCGCAGCATGCCGTTGCTGACCGCGGCGCAGCCGCGCGCCTGGGTGCGTGCGACGGCAATCGGCATCCGGCTGCAGCTCGCGACTGGTCTGCTCTTGCTGATCACGTCAGGCGCTTTGGCCACATTCGGACACGGGCTGATGGTTGGGTTCGCGGTTCTGGGATGTCTGCTGCTGGGAGCAGCCTTGATGCTTCCCGGAGTGCTTTCCGCATGTCTTGCAGTCCTGCAGAAGCGCTCGTCGCGGGCACTCGTCACCTGGTTCTGGGCCGATACACGGCAGCAACTGCCGGGGTTAAGCCTGGCTCTGATGGCGCTGTTGCTCGCTCTGGCAACCAATGTCGGTGTCGGCACGATGGTGTCCAGCTTCCGCCTGACCTTCATCGGCTGGCTCGACCAGCGGCTTGCGGCCGAGCTTTATGTCACGGCGCGCGACGAGAGCGAGGCATCTAGGCTGCGGGAATGGCTGCCGGCCCATTCGACATCGGTGCTTCCCATCTGGAGCGTGGAAGGCGAGGTGCTTGGAGACAGGCTAGAGATCTTCGGCGCGGCGGCAGACGATCCCACTTATCGGGACAACTGGCCACTCCTGTCCGGTACTGTCGATGTGTGGAACCGTGTTGCGGCGGGGCAGGGTGCACTTGTCAACGAGCAGCTCTGGCGTCGGAAGGGTCTTGGTATCGGGAATGGTCTCACCTTGCCCGGCGGATGGGAAGTGCCGGTCGTCGGGGTCTATTCCGACTACGGCAATCCGAAAGGGCAGGTCATCGTGGGAATAGACGCGCTGGCAGCGCATTACCCTGACGTTTCGAAACTGCGATACGGCGTGCGTGTTCCCCCGGCCGATGCCCCGGAGTTGAAGGAGCGCCTGATATCCGAATTCGGCCTGGCGGCCCAGAACGTCATCGACCAGGCCTCCTTGAAACGGCAATCCCGCGCTGTCTTTGATCAGACATTTGTCGTGACCGGTGCGCTCAATGTCTTCACACTCGGTGTCGCGGGCTTTGCGATGTTCTCCAGCCTGCTGACACTGTCGGGCATTCGGGTGCCTCAGCTTGCGCCTGTCTGGGCCATGGGGATCAGGCGGCGCGATCTCGCCCTGCTCGAAGTGCTGCGCACTCTGGCGCTGTGGCTCGCCACCTTCATTGCCGCCGTGCCTGTCGGCCTTGCGCTGGCCTGGGTGCTGCTGTCAATTGTCAATGTCGAAGCTTTCGGCTGGCGTCTCCCGATGCGGATTTTTCCGATGGATTGGCTGGTCCTCGGAACGGTGGCGCTGGCTGCGGCCATCGTGTCCGTTTTCATACCGCTCCGACGTCTGGCGACGATCGCACCATCGGATCTGCTGAAGGTGTTTGCAAATGAACGTTAG